Proteins encoded by one window of Candidatus Sumerlaea chitinivorans:
- a CDS encoding Undecaprenyl diphosphate synthase, with the protein MTNSRSKSANASSLLERVRYEITEQEKALLVQIAPEKLPSHIAIIMDGNGRWARQQGFRNRVRGHEAGIESVRTTVRACGELGIRALTLYAFSVENWKRPRSEISALMTLLKRFLRDEIPELNENNVRLVASGRLSDLGEDVLTELERTIAATAQNTGLVLNLALSYGGRAEITDAVREIARKVRDCELQPEDINESLINAHLYHPELGDPDLLIRTSGELRVSNFLLWQIAYTEIYVTPVLWPDFRRVHLYEALLDYQRRERRFGGVLEG; encoded by the coding sequence GTGACAAATTCGAGGTCCAAATCAGCAAACGCGTCATCGCTACTTGAGCGAGTTCGTTACGAGATTACGGAGCAAGAAAAGGCCTTGCTGGTGCAAATTGCGCCCGAGAAATTGCCAAGCCACATCGCCATCATCATGGATGGCAACGGGCGCTGGGCACGTCAACAAGGCTTTCGAAATCGGGTGCGTGGGCATGAGGCTGGGATTGAAAGCGTACGAACCACGGTGCGTGCGTGTGGGGAGTTGGGCATTCGCGCGCTAACCCTGTACGCTTTCTCGGTAGAGAATTGGAAGCGTCCACGAAGCGAGATCTCCGCGTTGATGACGCTGCTCAAACGCTTCCTGCGCGATGAAATCCCCGAATTGAATGAAAACAACGTGCGACTGGTCGCTTCCGGGCGCCTCTCAGACTTAGGGGAAGACGTGCTGACGGAGCTTGAACGGACAATCGCAGCCACCGCCCAAAACACAGGCTTGGTGCTCAATCTTGCACTGAGCTACGGTGGACGCGCAGAAATTACGGATGCCGTTCGTGAAATTGCGCGTAAGGTGCGGGATTGCGAGCTTCAGCCTGAGGATATTAACGAGTCGCTCATTAATGCGCATCTTTACCATCCGGAACTTGGTGATCCCGATTTGCTTATCCGCACCAGTGGCGAGCTGCGAGTATCTAATTTTCTCCTCTGGCAGATAGCCTACACCGAGATTTACGTGACTCCTGTCTTGTGGCCTGATTTTCGCCGCGTTCATCTTTATGAGGCGCTACTGGATTATCAACGCCGTGAGCGACGATTTGGAGGCGTACTGGAGGGCTAA
- a CDS encoding Phosphatidate cytidylyltransferase: MGFQSSRARTALGMICIILAALRFSELSWLLPILAWLIALGGIHEMHGLARQRQIEFSAPVAYVSVSALVASGLVAFEAFPWVAFAVIAALLVCVFLEQIALRAERGTLTNVPALFLSVLYVGLPLACALQILRVDRFYFLFVLLGVWSLDTAAFYVGCAIGRHKMAPRLSPKKSWEGAVAGLLGCLIASLLQRAVFPIDLSWTQVVELGILFGVVGQLGDLAESALKRDAGVKDTGTIFRGHGGILDRIDSLLFCFVAFYLYLICSGTAAVRVLS; the protein is encoded by the coding sequence ATGGGCTTTCAATCGAGTCGTGCGCGAACCGCTTTAGGGATGATCTGCATCATTTTGGCAGCCCTTCGATTCAGTGAGCTCAGCTGGCTATTGCCGATTCTCGCATGGCTCATCGCTTTAGGTGGGATTCATGAAATGCATGGATTGGCGCGCCAACGTCAGATTGAATTCTCCGCGCCGGTCGCGTACGTCTCCGTCAGCGCCTTAGTTGCTTCTGGGCTCGTCGCTTTTGAAGCGTTTCCGTGGGTGGCTTTTGCCGTGATAGCCGCCTTGCTGGTGTGTGTGTTTCTGGAGCAAATTGCATTACGAGCCGAGCGCGGAACCCTCACAAACGTGCCGGCCTTGTTTCTCTCCGTTCTGTACGTCGGCCTCCCTTTGGCTTGCGCTTTGCAGATTTTGCGGGTGGACCGCTTCTATTTTCTATTTGTGCTGCTCGGGGTGTGGTCCTTGGACACAGCGGCGTTCTATGTTGGGTGCGCGATTGGTCGACACAAAATGGCCCCCCGTCTTAGTCCCAAGAAGTCGTGGGAAGGGGCGGTTGCCGGGCTGCTTGGATGCCTAATTGCGTCGCTGCTGCAGCGGGCGGTTTTTCCTATCGATCTGTCCTGGACTCAGGTGGTGGAGCTTGGGATTCTTTTTGGGGTGGTTGGTCAGTTGGGCGACTTAGCCGAGAGCGCTCTCAAGCGTGATGCCGGCGTGAAGGACACAGGAACAATTTTCCGCGGGCACGGTGGGATTTTGGATCGCATAGATTCGCTGCTCTTTTGCTTTGTTGCTTTCTATTTGTATCTGATTTGTTCCGGCACGGCGGCGGTGCGAGTGCTCTCTTAG
- a CDS encoding Biotin synthase gives MARILTEISRPLTREVVREIYELPLPDLMFWAMSVHRRFHDPRQIQHCTLGNIKSGGCPEDCGYCPQSAHYKTGVRNEPMLDVATVVELAKAAKANGSTRFCMGAAWRAPRDNEEFERVLEMIRAVRALGMEACVTLGMLTAEQARRLKEAGLTAYNHNLDTSPEFYPEIISTHTYEERLQTLRYVREAGIEVCSGGIIGMGESREDRIGLLCELANLDPYPESVPINALVPVEGTPLEGRPPVDAIEMVRTIATARILMPLARVRLAAGRTRMSDEAQAMCFLAGANSIFTGEKLLTTPNPGVDHDEALLAKLGMEKMPASEPAPSPFEPLVHLAENH, from the coding sequence ATGGCACGCATCTTAACCGAGATCTCCCGTCCACTGACGAGAGAAGTCGTCCGGGAAATCTATGAACTTCCGCTTCCTGATCTTATGTTTTGGGCAATGTCCGTGCATCGTCGTTTTCACGATCCACGCCAGATTCAACACTGCACGCTGGGCAATATCAAATCGGGCGGATGCCCCGAAGATTGTGGGTATTGCCCGCAAAGTGCACACTATAAGACCGGCGTGCGAAACGAACCCATGCTCGATGTCGCGACGGTGGTTGAGCTTGCCAAAGCGGCCAAAGCGAATGGCTCCACACGTTTCTGCATGGGGGCGGCTTGGCGTGCACCTCGCGACAACGAGGAGTTCGAGCGGGTTCTGGAAATGATTCGCGCCGTGCGAGCTTTGGGCATGGAAGCCTGTGTCACCCTTGGAATGCTCACGGCAGAACAAGCAAGACGGCTGAAGGAAGCGGGCCTCACTGCCTACAACCACAACCTGGACACATCCCCCGAATTCTACCCAGAGATCATTTCCACGCACACTTATGAAGAGCGCCTGCAGACACTCCGGTATGTGCGCGAAGCGGGTATTGAGGTCTGCAGTGGGGGCATTATCGGGATGGGTGAAAGCCGCGAGGATCGCATCGGCCTACTTTGCGAGCTGGCCAATCTCGATCCCTATCCGGAGAGCGTGCCGATTAACGCACTTGTTCCAGTAGAGGGCACGCCACTCGAGGGGAGGCCTCCCGTTGATGCCATCGAGATGGTGCGTACGATTGCCACCGCCCGCATTCTCATGCCGCTGGCTCGCGTTCGCTTGGCCGCGGGGCGAACTCGGATGAGCGACGAAGCCCAAGCCATGTGCTTTTTGGCAGGCGCCAATTCCATCTTCACCGGCGAGAAACTTCTGACTACACCGAATCCAGGCGTAGATCATGACGAAGCGCTTTTAGCCAAACTTGGCATGGAAAAAATGCCTGCATCGGAGCCAGCACCATCGCCTTTTGAGCCATTAGTACATCTGGCAGAGAACCACTGA
- a CDS encoding membrane protein, putative, with product MTTVLLLTISNIFMTFAWYGHLRFREMPLWQVIPISWAIAFIEYLFMVPANRLGAQAGWSGFQLKIVQEAITIVVFTCFAILYLGEKPAWNNFLAFVLILAAVALTFGVKHT from the coding sequence GTGACAACCGTTCTTTTACTGACGATTTCGAACATTTTCATGACATTTGCGTGGTATGGGCACCTGCGATTTCGCGAGATGCCGCTGTGGCAAGTCATCCCCATAAGTTGGGCGATCGCCTTCATCGAGTATCTCTTCATGGTTCCCGCAAATCGTCTGGGTGCTCAGGCCGGCTGGTCAGGCTTCCAACTCAAGATTGTTCAAGAAGCCATCACCATCGTGGTCTTTACGTGTTTCGCCATTTTGTATCTTGGCGAGAAACCTGCATGGAATAACTTCCTCGCATTTGTGCTGATTTTGGCCGCTGTGGCGTTGACCTTCGGCGTGAAACATACGTGA
- a CDS encoding diguanylate cyclase/phosphodiesterase (GGDEF & EAL domains) with PAS/PAC sensor(s), whose protein sequence is MKNNTNDSSHASHTTQWYLEGFVDEGTTRCRIPISSRIVRIGRSTVADFPLRFDNISRLHAELWVEAGTLWIRDLESRNGTFVNRCRISEPTPLNDGDIVHFATREFRVSRQGQVKSSSTWDTLKGASVLPAEFPFRVGELIRLLREECVIPLYQPIVELATGKIWAYEVLGRGALAGLPSSPKDLLEIAASVGLEAELSRVFRKAGIRSGHASAPPGGFFVNIHASELSDLSGLIYSLRALRSEYPNVPLVAELHEALVTTQEAIARLREELLKLGISLAYDDFGAGQSRLVELAEAPPDYLKFDRSLVHGVAEAGQERLEMLALLVTYAHNRGVRCLAEGLEQQQDAEVCRRLGFDYAQGYLYGKPDPWPWSASTVPGTPPVGPA, encoded by the coding sequence ATGAAAAACAACACGAACGATAGCTCTCACGCCAGTCACACAACCCAATGGTATCTCGAAGGTTTTGTGGATGAAGGGACCACGCGCTGCCGAATCCCAATTTCGTCGCGGATTGTTCGAATCGGACGGTCGACAGTGGCGGATTTTCCGCTCCGTTTTGACAACATTTCACGCCTTCATGCCGAACTCTGGGTCGAAGCGGGGACGCTGTGGATTCGAGATTTGGAGAGTCGCAATGGCACGTTTGTCAATCGGTGTAGAATTAGCGAGCCCACCCCGCTCAACGATGGCGATATTGTTCATTTTGCCACGCGTGAGTTTCGCGTGAGCCGACAGGGCCAAGTCAAGTCGTCAAGCACATGGGATACATTGAAAGGTGCGTCGGTTCTACCTGCGGAGTTTCCTTTTCGAGTGGGGGAATTGATTAGATTGCTTCGCGAAGAATGTGTGATTCCTCTCTACCAGCCTATCGTCGAGCTTGCGACCGGGAAGATATGGGCGTACGAAGTGCTCGGGCGGGGAGCACTTGCTGGCTTGCCAAGTAGCCCGAAGGACCTGCTGGAGATCGCGGCGTCGGTCGGACTCGAAGCAGAACTCAGCCGCGTCTTCCGTAAGGCTGGGATTCGTAGTGGCCATGCAAGTGCCCCGCCGGGAGGCTTCTTCGTGAACATTCATGCGAGCGAGCTGAGCGACCTCTCTGGGCTTATCTATTCTCTTCGAGCACTTCGGTCCGAATATCCAAACGTGCCCCTTGTCGCAGAACTTCACGAGGCGCTGGTCACAACTCAAGAGGCGATCGCCCGACTCCGAGAAGAACTGCTCAAACTTGGGATCTCGCTTGCCTACGATGACTTTGGTGCCGGGCAATCCCGCCTTGTCGAGCTGGCAGAGGCTCCCCCGGATTACCTGAAATTCGACCGCTCACTGGTGCACGGAGTCGCAGAGGCGGGGCAAGAGCGTCTCGAAATGCTCGCGCTTCTTGTCACCTATGCTCACAATCGCGGCGTCCGATGTTTAGCGGAAGGGCTCGAGCAGCAGCAGGATGCTGAGGTTTGTCGCCGCCTTGGGTTCGATTATGCCCAAGGATATTTATATGGGAAGCCAGATCCGTGGCCGTGGAGTGCAAGTACGGTTCCCGGCACGCCGCCTGTAGGTCCTGCGTAG